From the Telopea speciosissima isolate NSW1024214 ecotype Mountain lineage chromosome 9, Tspe_v1, whole genome shotgun sequence genome, the window gGAATTGCAATCTAATAGAGGTCCTAAACATTGTCCCACCGTTTACAGAGACAGAGAACATTCAATCCACCTCAATACAACACGAAGGACAAACCTTTGACCTCGAAAACACTCATTGCAAATGGAAGTTAACAATATGAAATTGGttagaaataaaaaacatatcATAAGAAGATCAATCTCTTTGACTGCTAACTAAATTTGTAACCAAATCACTAATTGATTTGGTGAATTGATAAAAATGTCACAATTTTCCCCATGCCAAAATTTAGTCTAGGTGGATAAACCTGACCGatttccatttttcttgatTGAGTTTTGAGAGTCCCAAAAGTGATACCCTGAAATTGGATCGGTCAGTGTTCACACCTCCAAAAGTGAATATTTATTTTCCATGTCTTAGTAGCAATGCAGAATGTGTAATAAATTGATAGCCCAAGACTTAGCTTATACAAATATATCCGGACATGTCATGGCTCTTCTCCATTTGAAGGTTCATTACTTGGATTAACCCAACCTCCCCAtgcccacccccacccccaccaaaaaaataaataaaaaaataaataaaaaaataaaataaaaaacaaagatccACTACTTGATGGTTTCATTTACGTAGTTGGAAATGAGATTCATATTGATCTAGTGTAAAATTGTAGATTACTTCTGATATCAGGTATCATACATTTCTATAGAATGGAAAGCTTCATTTTTAAGGATTTATAACCTTTCAGGACATGCCTGGTTAGGAGGCAGATGGATACAGGTTGTCATGAAATGATTTATCATTGAGGAGCAGATGATTTGTGTTACTGAGTTCGACATGAAAATCATATTGATCTAGTGTAGACAACTTCTGATATCAGGTATCATACATGTCTGTAGACTGGAAAGCTTCATTTTTTAAAGCTTTATTACCTTTCAGGACATGCCTGGTTAGGAGGCAGATGAATATAGGCTGTCATGAATTATATATCATTGAGGGATGCTTTTGTCAATGGTGCATTACTATTAACAAGTAATCCGGACTTCCATACAGTGAACTTGctatgaataatcaattttggagcttgttgatttacaCAAGTTCATAAATTACATATTTATCTGTATATTTCAACTAAGATTAGGAGTAATTGTAGTTGTTTGTAGGTAAAGAATATATATGAAGCATCGGAAAGAAATTTTAAAGGATCTGAGCTTCCTTTTATAGCACTGTAATCTATAGATTCAACATAAATGCAGTACAAGTAGTTTTTAATTGAAGACCATCTGAGTGGAGCAGGGTAATTGAAAATCTAGAATAACCTTACTCCTTAGTAAAAGTATTAGTGGCTCTGACTTATCCGTAAGTTCTTCATTGATTATAAAGCTAAAGGAGCAATTCTAAAACAATACCAAGAAGCCTTCCGATGAATTGTGGGATGAAACTAAGGTAGAAACATCTAAATAAGAACCAattaaagagcaaaaaaaaaaaaaaaaaaaaaaaaaggggagaaaaatgTGCTTACAAACCCAATAGCTACTCCCAGATTTCATGTGGAAATCAGAGGTGGTGTTGTAGATGCTAGAATGTATTACAAGCTCAAATGGGTCAGGGAGCAACTGCCTCAGAAACAAACAAACCATGCTGCCTCCAGCCATGAAACTATCAGATCTCTACCTTTCTGGAGTTCGTAAGTTACAAGATCAGATAGTCGCTTTTGTGGGAAAGATTGACAAGCTGTCTAACATTTATTGGTTCTCTATTTCTATAACAACAAGCAAATCAATCAAAGGATCAGTCTCGATCTATATGATTTCTGAGGCTGTTTCAACATTATGAAGGTCTGAAATATCTTGTGGGAATAGTGATGAAATTTCTTCCGTAATACATgtacagaaaaagaaaaattatgtcaTGTACAGAGTCTTGGTTGGTTTATGATGGCTGCTCGTGAGAGCCAGTGAGACCCATGCATTTCTCAAGAAAAATTGCAACTGATTCATTTCATATTTGTTTTCTGTACAACCACCTTAACCATCTCAAGATAAGCAAGATAAAATCTTGGTGTCTCCCAAACTCTGTCAATCATCACAGGGAAGTTCAAAATATAAATTCCTGAAACCAGATGTAAACAATGAGTCATGAGCTGATCGATGAAAGCCAAAGGAAAATGAGAAGTGGATCATAAAACCTGACATCATGAAGTGTGTTCTATGATTAACTGCActggaaagaaaaaatattatcCCTGGGAGCTTGAATCTTTCCAAGCATGTCTTTAATGTGTCAAGTGGGCGAGATTTACCTGTTGCAGTGTCAGCTCAGTAGGGAGTTCCTGTTTGTCTGTAAAAATAGTTGTTGTAATGATGCAAGTTGTTTAATTATTAGAAGGCATCATATAACTATGTGATtccttaaaagaaaatattcaaaTCGAGGGCAGTTATTGCAAGTAATCAAACAATATGGATCCCTAAGCCAATTCTGATTAGGAAGAAAGCTGGGATTCTTGCCTTCCTACCCGGAATGGATTGTTTTGACTACTTTGACCCCCTCCATGGGACAAGTCGGTTTCTCTACCGTTTGTTGTTCATTCATTGGGAAAGGATAGGCAGATTAATCTTGCTATAATAGATGAGAGCTTATTTGGTAGCCCTTGAGGTACCATATTAAATGGTCTCAGGTTGCAGACATCCTGGATCCTGGAATTCAAATTCTATCAGGCATAAGCAATCTATAGTTGATTCCTTGTATTAATGCAGTTTGAATGCGGCAAATTAAACAGTTTATGGAATTTATAAATGAAAAGGGAATTCATGACACTTCACAGTTGTGTATTGCTCTGTTGAAGCCCAATGTTTGGGAGAGTTATCTAAGATTAGGTGGACTAACAAGCAAAACATATTATTCATCAGAACTTGTATCTTTCCAAGCATGTCTTCATTGTCAAGAGTATGGGAAACATGGAGGAAAAGGTCACACATAATTAAATGTAGGAAACAtgtgtatattaaaaaaaaaggaatgataAATGATGTAAGAACTTGCTGAACTTATATATTCCTTAGAATAGGGGAAAAGAAAATCTACAAGTTTCCCAAGGAACACTAACCATATAAGAAAATCAACTATATGCCTTTAAAAGCCTGACTGCTGATAATTATGGATGAGAGACATTTTAGGTAATTTTGGCTTCTCAAGATTCAATATTATGGGGATTACGCAGTAGTCTCTATGTAGGCTTAGCTGGGCAATATGGGCAAGCTAATCGTTCCTTTCATCAACTCAATCCAAACACCTGAAGTTGTGCCATTCATTATATTGCAATGAGTACCAATTAAAATGGAAGCCAGTGATTTCCCAGATAATTTAGCttcaaacaagaaaaggaaagaaaataactttattttatttttatgcaaGTGTAGAGTGTTCAAAAAACttaagggggaaaaaatgatAAAGCATGGCTTCGAAAGAAGCTATGCCTCGTTAATAAAACTATGTAGCTGATTATCCTCTGTTTGAAACCTTGAGGACATCTGACCTCATGGATTGCTAACTAATTATCGGTAACAGCAGATATCTTGGACTTAATACACTATATCATATATGTTTCTCCAATGGTTGTAGGATAAACCTAATCAGTTCTGCACCAGCAAAAGTATCTGTTTTGCAGCACACAACTCTGCACCAAGGGAGAGCTTCTTGCAATCCCTTAATGAGCACCAACCAAACACCGAATGCTTGCTTTGCAACTCATAATGCCATGATTTAATGCAGTCTCAATCAGGTGAATTCAAAAGACCCAAAAGGGTGTTATGTGAACAACTTCCAGAAAGACCTGCCTTTTTTCCATACAAGATGTCccctccaaccccccccccccctcctccttttACCCCTGGTTAGATTAAAAAGTTGGAATACAACAATAACGGCACTAACTAAGTCTGAGGACCTGGGAAAAGTAAACAACAGTAGCAGCTAAGAAGACTCAACTAGAGTGACTACCTCAAGAAGCAGAGAGATGATTACCAGATTCATCAGACCCTACATAGACATCTCAATTATAAGTTGATGATATGTTAAGAGTGTTGGATAAAGCTCATTATGAACATGTTTTAACCAGTCTGTGTTGTTAATAATATGAGCTGGTGTAACAACTGTGACTGTCTTGGAATGAGGGGCCATTCTTTAAATCTAATCACCTTATGGAAATAAATTAAGGACTTTGTTTACCTTTAAAATTTGCTATTGTTAAATTACTTTCCACCTTAAGTTGATTTCACATGGACCACTTCTGTTGTAGATTGTTGTTTACTTTCTTGCCATTATAAttgtcaaggcgccgcctaggcgtcTAGGTACCTTGGTCGCTTTAATTACTTAGATTGCCTTGCATCCAGGccctctccaacaccttggaTTGCCTacacgctgtgacaactatgcttgtcacaacttgagatgattattgatttaaaaaataaggtAAGAACATACATCAAAGTAATGAGAAGAAAATGTATCACTATTCATTTCTTGTCAGTGAAGcagtaaaaatgtaaaatcaaGATTCTACACACACATATGATAGCCTTGAAAAGGAAGTGAAAGTCAGTATCTTTAGGACTGGTGTTGGTCGGTTTTTCTAAGCATAAATCAGGTCGGACCGAAACTGGACCGATTATTGGTTGGTCTGTAAAATCCAAACAAAGCTGATAGCTGTCAATCTGGTTCATTTCAGTTCCTTATCAGTTTCATTTATCGGTCTCTTGAGATCAGTCGAGTCTCggtttttcatatataaaaaaatacaaacaaaaatctaattttattggttttatCGGGGTTTTCCAGTTCTTTATCAGTTTTTCGATTTCAGTCCAAACAATTGGTTTTGGTCGATCAGTCCAGTTAATTTAGACCGTACTGGgagttttttgaaaaccccaaacTGAAGCCAAGCCAATAAGGAGATTGGATCAGTCCGGTCGTTTTCTGGCTCGGTTCAGCCCGGTGTCTTAAGTGAGAGTTTTTGAAGCTAGACTGGACatttaacaagaaagaagaGCTTTTATTTTGCTTTATTCTCTAAATTTAACTTCCATTTTTCAATAACAAACTGGATCTAAACAGAAAAATTGGAAGGGTGGCTGATTTGCTTAAACCTGGTTTGACCACTCTTGTTATCCAGTTTGTATggaactgatttttttttaccccCCAAAAGGCCTCAACCCAACCTAACCTTGGATTTCCATTTTTTAAGCCCAAGCCCCCAACCCAAGGTTAAAACATTCAGCCCAACCTCAAGTATTTTTGGGGTTGGACTTTGATGGATTTTGATAAATCCGCCAAAGTGCCCACCCcaatatccccccccccccccacattcCCCTTAAAAATGATAAGATTCTCTTGGGCACACAAAGAGATGTGCAGTAATGGGTATGGTTTCATCAgtttatttgaaaaaaacctgTGACTCGTAAAAGGAATtttattgtaaaaaaaaaaaagaaaggaaaaagaactctctCTGAGAGTGTGggctacaccagcactcccatgagtctatctctctcattcccatatgaaaaagacacctctgccccctttgttttgaggaggagagatatagacacatagGAGCACTGGTGTAcaccacactcctggacagaaaactgcttccaaaaaataataaaataaaaggaactaTATGGGTATGAgattataaaacatagaatcGGATCTAGGATTGGCCTCCATAGATTCCGAACTGAATTGGCCAGACTCAGTTAGACTTAGTAAGCAAAAAATCGTTGTTAATTGGGATTGACATAGTTCGAATCCTAGTCAAGTTGGTCGATTCCATTGATTCAAATTTGGCAAGGATACAGATCAAATTCGGCTCAgatacggattggatgtgatcggatccggatattccctgcccgaattcggatacctctaaTCGGATTCtgatggattcggatgcagatcaaattcagattttcaataggggtgcaagtttggtcctgtcGGCCCAAACCCCCCTTGAGCCCAAATAGGGCTTGgactgagatatttggccctgagggcggatcagggctggaaatttctggccttgagttagggtcgggtcgggctagggttgaggcctcaagctAAGCTTGacccagcccggcccgaccctgatttaagttatactataaaatatatattgatataatatataccttataaactttaaacgtcatcaatatttttttatataatatattatatatgaagacaataagtgatatatcttattatagtgttattttatgtaaaattgataatgttctccccggcccattctagcccatgcatttctttccccctccctatgattagggtcaatcagggtcagcccggcccgaccttgaggCCTTGAGTGAGGGTCCGGTAGGGTctggcctgggcccagctaaggggacttagggttgggctagggttctataaagcccggcccaaaccgaccctgttgcagccctaattttCGATCATTCGTTTACATTTCTGCCTTGTGGAACCTCGACTTTCCTCTCCCTAgtagatacaattcactctcaatccatatctcttagatcatgattctcttttcctcatattctagaacccttgaatcttcaaaaaccctcaagatcattttttattattaagtattcggattttttttcagacggatttttatcgaagtattcagatttttttccgaatatctctaaacgaataatgatgtccctaaatggatatggatgcggatcggattcaaatttttggttttctaattACATCCCTAGTCTTAGTACCACAAGCAGGTAAGAACGTGATTTATAAACCAATTCAATTATGGTTTTCACTAGTACCACTAGCATGAAAAACATCCATTGATTGTGAACAACTAACCTATAATTTTCTCTAATATGAGAACACTTATATACCATTTCTCTTGGGGGTTGGGGGGAATTGGAAAACTCGACCTAGACCAAAACAATACTGCGCATTTGGATCTCCTTATTACTATTTCATAAAAAGAAGAGGGATTTATATGCTAACATCATATACGTTAAAAAGAAAAACGTTCCTTTCAACAAGTGTCAGAATGTATACATGGGTTTTTCATATTAATAATGAGAAAATAGAGAGATTATGTGAGAAGACGTATATTTTAACACCCGTGTgtcattctttttcccttcacaaaataggtttttttttttttttttttttttttttgtaataccttcataaaatagataaaaccatgtaaaaggaaaattttcaaataaaaacataaacagtaatttttttttttccatgttttttaattaaacgAATGATGCTTAAAAACAGAgcgaaggaagaaaaaaaaaaaaaaaactctcaaaAAATAATGgcctatcttctttttttttttataggttaaAATTATTTCTTATGTTGACAGCTGTGGGATTTGAACCCACGCCCTTTCGGACCAGAGCCTAAATCTGGCGCCTTAGACCACTCGGCCAAACTGTCAACTGGTTGATACTGTTCATACCGAATAACCAACTATAGCCATCAGTCCTCGACTACGTAAAGATTTCTTTACTTCAATATATAGACAAGTTTTCATCAATTTGAAAGCCCATCTATTAATTTAGATTTGTCGAGAACTTGATCATATCTTTGTTGGTATTTACAGTCCCAAGTCGTTGAACAACAATACAAAGATGGATTCGACATGGCAAAGCAAACAGAATTGAACATGTAATATTGGCCATTTGGCCCGGTGCTTACACACATTGGCCCCCGCATTGGTGCAGAGGTCGTGCTACCTTTCAGGGAATCCTTTTCTtaaattttattacattttgcAATCAAATTCTTTGATTTTAAGACGAAAAATAAGGATTTCATTTTAAAATTATAGTTATCAAAGAATTTAAGGTAAGTcctcacaatttcaaaaatttctatcttcttttttaaatcaatttcattttccttACCTTATCTCCATAATAccatcttcttccatctctcaATCCGAACCCAAAATACTTTtataatttgattttgatataGAATAGATGTGATTTCATATTGTCACCTCAAGGGAGGGTCCAACACCGTAATTATAGTATACCTCTTTGTACTTGGGTTTCCTCCAGTCGTGGCAGGAGCTGATCGAAGGATCCAACCCAGCAAATATAGGGGGGATTTGATCATTTCACAGGGACCCATCTATGAAATGAACCAAACACCCCCTGATttgttgggctggatcctctaGCTCCCACCACaactggaggagagccaaattgtaCCTCTTTTTCCATGTTACTCTGAACCTTTAAAATTACTTTGATGGACAAGGTTTTTCATCATGGCAGATATGGAATCGTGCTTCGGTCTCACATGGTAAGGTCGCCCATGTAAGGATTATAAAGCAAGTAGTGCTAACTGTGCGTTGCGATGTCTCTTTGGTCAGTGCCAAGTACGGGCTCTAACGCAATCCGTGTAATGCTTGTGTTAAGGTGAATCTTTCACGCTACatcaatcacaattcacaacacAAGAAAAGACTTTATAAACAAAAGATCCACATGATTAAAGAGGAGGGAACACGTTAGTACATGCAAGACCCATACAATAAAAAATGTGAGAGAGAGCGTGAAAAAGCATTTGCATAGgacggatccagatcctctattgccgagctgcctaACAGGATCGTGCTGCCCAGGCACGGTGatgcgtgcaatgaccgccttacccccactcgagcaaggcgtttgggcaagggtaaggcggacattacGCGCAACACCGTATCTAGGCAGCACGGTCttaccgggcagctcggcagtagaagatccaaattttTGCCTATTTTGATTATGCTTCGTATCTCTCTCATTTCTCAAAAGGTTTTAAATAACATCTTGTATAAGGTTGGTTTGTCTGCCAAGTATAAAACTATAATTAAAAAGTTTAAGGGTAAAAGTGGAAAGAAAATGATGGGAAAGTCcagaaactctctctctctctatttatgGGCAATACATAGCggatttcttgttttgtttgttatagaaaaaaaggtttcacaacaaacaaaaacaaggtgagaagagaaaaatcaaCTTGAGATGATGAACACATTACAGAGATCAAATATCTCATTCCGGAGGCAAGGATCCTCCGGTCAGATTTGGGATGATCGGCTTCGCATCCACGAAGCAGCGATCGGCTGCGGAAAAGGGCCGACGGTGACCATTGACAAAGGAAGACATCAAGTGCATGAAGAGCAATTGCCTGAGAAAGATAAGATACAAGCATCCATATCTGGACTCTCCCCTAATACCAAATCTCAGCCAAGAACACAAAGGTGTGGTCTTTCTGCTGTTTTCGGAAAATGTGTAGGTTCTCATTCTACATGATATCAACCTAACTCTATGTTCTTTGTATATTTTCTTCATGAaatgaacaaagaaaaagataagaTTTGTTAATTATGGGATTAGAAAGCAAATTTGGAATTCTTCTGTATCATGTTCattcatccaacaccttaatgGATTTTTCTTGGTaatatcctctctttcttttttcctttgagGTGCATGATAtgaaggggtttttttttttttttttttgtgagtaAATAATATATTCTATCGAAACAAATCGAAAACAAAAGCAcccaagaggaagaggagagagaaccaAAGCGCTACCCAATTGAGCTAGCTATCTGTCGAATTGATCAGTTAGACGCATAAGCAGATATTTTTCTTGTAAAATCTAGCTTAattcaagttttccttcaccatggaTGAATGAAAAATCTCCTCATATAGACATCTAATTTCTCTTACTAAACCCTCGAGGGGCATTTGTGATCATGAACAATGAGGTATGAAAAGTTAATGATGAATGTAGAGTCCAATCATAGGATCACatcatgggtttttttttgtacgGTGAAGGAAAACATAGAATATTAATGGTAATCTATTTTATTGGTGTAGAATTTTAtaaatagattaaaaaataaaattaaggatgAGCTGTTAATAGATGCCCAGTGTAGATCGAGATATCTGTTTATTTAGTTCTTGTTCTTCAGTTTTAGTGTTTCTCCTCTCTATTGATGGCATTGCCTTAGGTGAGAATAGGTTTTTCGCAAATTTCTTTGTAGTTTACGTCTGGATTTTGTCTGGTTCTTTGTatactatttttcctttctaatATAAATGATCCTTTTAACAATAAAAAGTAGAATTTAACAAATAAATCTTCAACCTTCAATTAAAAAGCAGAAGCAATTGCACAATTGGAAGGGTAGAGACAAAATATCACAAacatttaattttattttctttcaacttTTCTCCCCTTGGCTGAAACACTTAAACATacacacaacacacacacaacaaGAGACTAAAAATTACTGTATCGAAACCAACAGGTTAGGAGAGGCTCTCTCAAAACCTAGAACCCTTTGAGCTTTTTGAAAGTACAAGTCAGGAGGTTCATCATCAATATCCATTTCCTTACAAGTACTTATACTTATCCTTTCCAAGACCTGAGCTTCTTTCATAAGATATTGTAGtagttcttcttcatatttAAACCCTAGGAAGCCTTCTACCTTTATCACTTTTAAATTTTCTCGCAAGCAGCAAAAACGCACTTGCATTTCGCGTTCTTTACAGAATCCTTTAAAATCAAACTCATCAGAAGAGCCTTCATCCTGAAATGCAGATAGATATatggtaattaattaaattgttaaaCAATGTGGAAATGACCTAAAAATGAAATTACTGTAATTTCTTAAGGCACTTACTATGTGTCTTTTGAAGGATTTCATTTTGAGTTTTCCCCCAAATCCCATTTCAATTGAAAGAGTGTTTAACTTAGGGCAATACATGAGCAATGCCAAGATCCCAAGTAATTCTCTTGATTCCAATCCAACCTTTAAGATCAAATGCTTAGTTTCAAGGTATTTTGAAGGTGGAATAAAATCCAGTGTCCTCTTAGGAAGAACCTATTGAACAGAAAGAGGTACAATACAAAGagttaaacaaaaaaaggagaaatattAGAAGGTGGTTGAGGAAATTTATATACCTGAGTCACATAAGAGCAAACAGTTAAGCACTTCACtagatgaagacctggaagaaTGAGATAAAGGAAATATCTGAACTTATCAGATTGTATATATGCAAATTTAAATTCAAGTTCAGCCTTCTCAATGCTTGGTAAGTGTTGTAGTTCTAAGCTTCTGATTGATCCAAAATATTTGAAGAATCTAAGACTTGGTAAGGAGATCTTGATCCTGCTTTGAAGGGGAGAACAATCACATATACACAATTTTCGCAACCGGGTTTCTGTTCCTTCATACAGTTTTATATCTTCAAGATCAACACAATTCTtgagatttagggtttcaagTGATGGacaatttgaaaccaaatccTCAAAAACCCTTTGTGATAATCTGATATAACCTAGTGAGAGGTTCTTCAGTGAGCTCAAGTTTTTGAACATTGAAATATTGAGATTACAAACAGATAAGCTCAGTGATTGGAGTCCTCTATGTTTAAACAAACAAAAGGGTATATCAAAAAATGCTTCAGGATCTGATGGAAACTTTCCTTCCCATCCTAACCCATAGAAGTTGAGATCAATTTCGTCTACTTTCCGATTTATGACAACCCTAATCCATTGTTCAATTTCGGAATTGAACTCATTAGGGTAACCGAACGATAATCGGAACTTATCTACCTTCGGTTCTTGGTACTTCATCATCCATTTTCGGGCAAATTCGATGAAATCCCTCCTCTGAgactcttcttcatcatcaccttCAAGCAGATTACCCCTCATGAAGAATGTCTCATCGAATTCTATGCTTTTGGTGGACTGCCATATATATCTCCATCGTTTGGAGAGTATGCTTGTCTTTGCAGC encodes:
- the LOC122640323 gene encoding putative F-box protein At3g29830 — encoded protein: MDLFDFVSDLVLIHIISFLPFKEAAKTSILSKRWRYIWQSTKSIEFDETFFMRGNLLEGDDEEESQRRDFIEFARKWMMKYQEPKVDKFRLSFGYPNEFNSEIEQWIRVVINRKVDEIDLNFYGLGWEGKFPSDPEAFFDIPFCLFKHRGLQSLSLSVCNLNISMFKNLSSLKNLSLGYIRLSQRVFEDLVSNCPSLETLNLKNCVDLEDIKLYEGTETRLRKLCICDCSPLQSRIKISLPSLRFFKYFGSIRSLELQHLPSIEKAELEFKFAYIQSDKFRYFLYLILPGLHLVKCLTVCSYVTQVLPKRTLDFIPPSKYLETKHLILKDEGSSDEFDFKGFCKEREMQVRFCCLRENLKVIKVEGFLGFKYEEELLQYLMKEAQVLERISISTCKEMDIDDEPPDLYFQKAQRVLGFERASPNLLVSIQ